The genomic window AGCGTATTTTTTGTTATCTAAAGGGCTTCTATCTTTAAAACTACACTGGTCCTGCTTTGGTTTACATCAGGGTTAAAACCTATTTTCATCAGGAAGTCCCCCGTATAGGTTTTGGTATCATCTATTGATGATTTGGTGCCAGGATACACATTTATTTCGGAGATTTTATAGTTTTTAGCAGCATCCAACCCATTAAATCTTATGGGCAGTTTACTCCCCTCTCCATAGCGGCTGTTTACAAGATAGTTGAATACGATACCTGTTTTTTTATCTTCGCTGAGGTACAACATCGAGGCCACACTGCTTTCCCGTGGGTTCGAAAGTCTGTACTGATCGCCTTGCCAGATCACCGGTTTGACATTATTATAGGTTTTAATGGCATCCTGACAAAAGTTTAAATCGTTGGGTGATAAATGACTCACTACAATATCAAACCCCATTTTGCCCATCATGGCTACATCAGTGCGAAATTTAATGGGCTGCTTGCCCCAATCGGTAACATGGTTGGAACTCGAAATGGCCGGATAGAAATACGAGTATTCCCATTGCATAAAAATCCTTTCTAAAGGATCGGTATTATCGCTTGGCCAAAACTCAGTAAAGTACTGTAAAGCACCATAATCTACCCTACCGCCGCCGCCTGAACATAACATCATCGGTACGGTTGGATATTTTTTTCTGATACGCTCAAGCACTTTGTACAATCCGCGCACATATTCGATATAAAAATGTGACTGGTTTTTAAGCGTGGCCGAATGCGCATTATAGATTACAGCATTACAGTCCCACTTAATATAGGCCAGTTCTGGGTTTTTGGTAAAAAGATCATCTACCACGCCGAAAACAAAATCCTGTACATTCGGATTGGTTAAATCGAGCACCAATTGGTTTCTAAAATAAAACTCTTCCCGCTTGGCTTCTTTAACCACCCAATCTGGATGTTTTTCGTAAAGCTCGCTTTTAGGGTTCACCATTTCGGGTTCAATCCAGATGCCAAATTTCACCTCATTGTTTTTAGCTTCTTTAACCAGTGAAGAAATTCCGTTAGGCAGTTTCTTTTTATTTTCGTCCCAATCGCCCAAACCGGCCACATCGCCGTTCCGTGGATATTTGTTCGCAAACCAGCCATCATCCAGTAAAAACATATCGACACCGAGTTTCTTGGTATCTTTTATCAATCCGAATAATTTATTCTCGTCGAAATCGAAATAAGTGGCTTCCCAGTTATTTAGCAAAGTCAGGCGTGTACCTTTCCCATCAAGCAGGCGATAGTTACGGGCCCACGACTGCAGATTCCTACTTGCAGTACCCTTACCTGTGTTCGATAACGTTGTAAGAAAGGCAGGTGTGGTAAAAACCTCATTCGGTTTCAGGGTGTATGCTGATGCATAATTGTTGATCCCTGACATGATCCTTAAGTTATCGAGATTGTCGAGTTCTAGATCAGTTCTGAAGTTTCCACTGTAGGCCAAGGTGCCATATAGTACTGTACCTTCTGTTTCGGTTGCCGGTTTATCCATCGAAACCATAAAAACTGATGGCTGAAAAAGGTTGGCACGGGTACCGAGTTTCGAATCTAATGTTTTGATACCGTGTGTGATCTTGGTTTCTTCAGGCTGCATTTCTTTTGCCCAGTCGCCATGGTATTGGGTAAGGAAAAATGAGCCTCCCCTTAAATAGAGATTTGCAGAGGCGAATTTGTGCAGGATTACATTGCCTTTCTCCTTATTTTTGATCTCGCTCCATTGTTCTACTACGTTTTCGTTATAATAAACCTTATAGTATAGGATAGTTTCAAGGTTATACGCAGGGTCTTTTAACACAATACTGGTGATGGAAACATTAGCGGATTCTTTTTTTACACTGTGGCTAATATAATGCAGATCGAGTGAATTGTTCCCATCGCTATGGGTAACGGTAATAGCTGGCTCGAATAAGTTTCTTGATCCTGAAGTGCTGTAGGCGGCATCATTAACCTCCGTATAATCGCTTCCCTGCTTATATGCGTTTCTGATGTTGGCATAATCGCTTTGCTTAGCCAGCTTTGGGCCGTAATACACCATTTTAACGTTGGTTTTGGGATCTGCCTGAAGCACAATTGCATTTTCTTTGGTTTCGATAGAGATAACCGTCTGCGATTTTACCTCAAGTAAACATAAGATTAGGCCCGAAAATAAAGTGACTGATAGTTTCATATAATATTGGTTCTCTGAATAAACGATCTGTAATTATTGGTGGATGATAATAGCAAAACCTCCTCCTTTTGCCATACTGACAGGCAAAATGGTTTTTTGGTTTACTGTGATGGTTTTGTAAGAATAGGCTGTTGCATCGGTATTGGCGCTGGATCCATCCGTATAGATTTCGGCCTGGTATTGCTTTGATGGCTGGAGAAAAGAAAAGTCTACGTCAACTTTGTGTTCATCCCAATTACCCATACCGCCAACAAACCAGGTGTTGCCTTTTCTTTTGGCCATCACCACCTGCTCACCAACTTTGGCCGACAGGGCTTTTTCTTCATCGTAAACGGTTGGTACTGCCGATAAAAACCGCATAATGGTATCTTCTTTCATATAAGCGCTTGGCGAATCGGATAACATGGCCAGCGGCTGGTGGTAGATGACGTACATGGCCAACTCGTGGCACCTGGTTCCCTGAGCTGAAGGTAACCCGGGATCAATCGGTTTAAAAGTTGCTTTGGTTTTATTGCGCATTGCGCCAGGGGTATAATCAAACGGCCCGGCAAGCATCCTGATGAAAGGTGTGAGCAGGTGCAGGTCCGGATTGATCGTATAATCCCATTTATCAGATTCTGCACCTCTTACGGCTTCGTAATTCACAATATTGGGATAGGTTTTTTCCAGTCCAGTTGGTTTACTGCAACCATGAAAATTGATCATCAGTTTTCTCTTTGCGGCTGCTTTTGCAATTGTCTCAAACCATTTAATGGCCTCCTGGTCGTCGCGGTCGATAAAGTCTACTTTTAATCCGGCTGCACCTAAGGATTGAATAAAATCTAGGTTTTTGTCTAAGTCTTTAAGTAAAGTTGAAGCCACACACCATAAAAATACCCTCACATTTTTCGACTTCGCATTGGCGATCACGGCCTTGATGTCGTTCTTCGGGTTGATTTTGGTAAGATCATAATTGTTAGACCAACCTGCATCAACCATTAAGTATTCAAGTTTATATTTAGCTGCAAAATCTACGTAATAGTTATAAAGTGTGGTATTTCGGTTATCCATTCCTGATGGGATAGCAGCTCCCGGCAATAAAGCATCGTGCCACCATTCCCAGGCCGCTTTTCCGGGTTTAATCCACTCCGCATTCTTAATTTTTGATGGTGTAGCCAGTTCGGTAACAAGGTGATTGGTCAACAACTGTTTATCATCTGTAGCAATAATTGCAATCCGCCACGGGTAACTTCGCGCTCCTGTTGTTTTTGCGATAAAAGGAAACCTTTGTTTCACTACTGAGACAAAATTGCCCCAGCTTCCGGGCACGGCAAGCGAGGGTAACTGCGCCCATTCGCCAACAAAACCCGTTTTTTCCTTTTTAACATACATGCCGGGGTAATCAAATAGATCAGATTCTGCAACAATTACTTTTGTTCCCTCTTTATAAGCGAAAAGTGCTGGTGTGGTAGCCCTTTTTCCAGCTGGAATAGTTTCAACAGCGTTCGATTTAGTATAAACCCCTTCCCAGGTTGTGTAATTATCGGTTTCTTGTAATATCGCTGCTGCATCTGGTTTAACATTAAAGGTGGCCGTTTCGTTGATTACCTTCACCGAATCTTTTAAATGGGTGATAAAACGATAAGCAAACCCCTCATTATATAACCTGAAAACCACATCGTAACGTTTGCCAAAACTTAAAGTCAAAGCATTGTAGCGGGGTGTTTTCTGGCTTGAGGTTTTATCCGGAACATCACCGCCACCGAGGTTCTCGTTATCCATTTCCATGCCGATGGGCGAAAATGTAATAATTTCATTTTGATTTAGCATAACCGAATAGCCCAAAGTTTTGCCTGTGGCTACGATTACATCAATATTCCCATCTGGCGAAGCCAGGTTATATTTTTTTTGTGCAAAAGTTAATTGAGCAATCAAAAAAAATACTGAAAAAGCAGGCAAAAAATGTTTCATCATCATATTGTATCGAATTGGTAAATAATTTTTTGTTGGTAAACATCACCTTTCTTTAATGCCACTTCTGGTGCAATTTCCTGATTTGGAGCATCAGGATAATGTTGACATTCCAGGCATACGCCGTTAAATTCGGCATAGGGCCTGCCATGATGGCCAAGAGCGGTGGTATCCAAAAAATCGCCTGTATAAAGCAGTACTCCGGGGCTATCTGTAAATACCTGTAAGCGACGGCCCGAGGTGGGATGTAAAAGCTCAGCAGCCAAAACAAGCTCCGCTGATGTCTTTTTCTTCAACAGATAATAGTTGTTTAACCCTTTGTTTTGACCAATCACATCTGTCAGCTGCTGTCCCTTAAATGTGTTGGTTAAGGTTGGTATAATTTTTCCGGTAGGGAGATAATCTTTGTCCATTTCCAACATTTCTTCTGATGGGATGCTTAAACAATGGTCAAAAATATCTGTATGTTTGCCGCTCAAATTAAAATACGCATGATTGGTAAAACTGACGATCGTTTTTTGGTTAGAACGGGCCTGATAGCTGATTAAAACTTCATTGTCATCGGTCAGTTCATACGTTACCGAGCAATGCATATCACCTGGAAAACCGCCTTCACCTTCGTGGCTGTACAGGGTAAAAACCACCTTATTGTCTTCTGTATGGTAATTAAATACCTTATTGCTAAAACCAAAAGCGCCACTGTGGTTGGTGTGCAGTCCATCGTTGGTGTGCAAATGAAAGGTTTTGCCATCGAGCATAAATTTTCCATTTGCAATTCGGTTTGCAAAGCGGCCAATGGTTGCTCCCAGGTAATTATGATCATCAAAATAATCTTCCAGCCGGGTAAAACCCAGCACAACATCCGCAAGCAGCCCATTTTTATCGGGAACCATTACTGACACCAATGTGGCGCCATAGTTGGTTAACGAAATAGATGCGCCATGCCTGTTGGTTATTTTAATGAGCTTAACTTCATCTACCGGATTGCTTAAACTGTCTTCTTTTGTATTGGTAATGTCCATTATGTATTTTTGGTAGATAAGAAAAATAAGATCAACACTTTAGACTGCCTTTCTTAAAGAAACTGTATTGATCATTTTCCCATTCACTTTAACTTTTATATGGTGTGCAGTAGGTGAAAATATCTGGTAAGCGGTAATTACACCGTTCTTCCAGCTAATGTTCACCGTATAGTTTCCCCTGGCTTTTAAACCCTTAACGCTTCCGTGTTTTTTCCAGGCATCGGGTAGAGCAGGCAATAAACTGATGTAGCCTTCGTGGCTCTGGATCAGCATTTCTGCAATACCTGCGGTAGCGCCAAAGTTCCCGTCGATCTGAAAAGGAGGGCCTGCAGAGAGCAGATTATCGTACACACCACCACCTGCTCCATAATTGATATCGGTGCGCTGGGTAGGTTTTAACAGTTCCCTAAAAAGTTTAAAAGCCCTGTTTCCATCCCTCAAGCGTGCCCAGAACAACAGTTTATAAGCAATTGACCAACTTGGCCCGTCGTCTCCCCGTACGTTCAAAGTCTTTTTTGATGCTTCTGCCAAATCGGGCGTAGCATCAACGGTAATCAATGAAGCCGGGTAAACCCCATACAAATGCGAAATATGGCGGTGCTGGGGATCGGTTTCTTTATAATCCTCGATCCACTCCATAATCCGTCCGTCTTTGGAAATTCTGCCAGCAGGCGGAAGCTGATTTAGTTTCTGTTGAAGTGATTTTTGCAGCTCTTCATCCTTACCCAACTTTTTGGCGGCATGGATTACATTAGTAAAAAGCTCACGCACGATCTGGTTATCGATGGTTGGGCCCATGGTTACATTGGCAGTTTTTCCATTTGGCATGTAAAAGCTATTTTCAGGCGAAACCGAAGGGGCAGTCACCATCCAGCCTGTTTTTGGATCAGCAATCAGCACACTACTGTAAAACTGCGCCGAACCTTTAATAACGGGGTATATTTTTTTGAGGTAGTTTACATCTTTGCTAAAGGCATAATGGTCCCAAAGATTGTTGCAAAGCCAGCCTGAGCCTGCATTAGCAACACCCCATGAAGCGCTTTCGCCAGGTTCTGTAAATCCCCAGACATTGGTAATCACGTGGGCAATCCAACCATCTGCATTATAATAGGCCTTTGCAGTTTTTTGTCCACTGGGCACCATATTGCCTACCAGATCGGCTAACGGAAGATTAAGTTCGGAGAGATTTACCACTTCCAGCGGCCAGTGGTTCATCTGCACATTCACATCCAAATGATAGTCACCGTTCCATGGGGTCTGGATCTGGTTGGCCCAAAGTCCCTGCAGATTTGGAGGCAAAAGCCCAACCCGTGTACTCGAAATGCTAAGGTACCTGCCATATTGAAAAAACAAAGCTGGCAACTGTAAATCGGATTCAGGGTTTTTGTAATACAGCGCTAAACGTTTATCAGTGCTGAGCTGACTGTTCTTGCCAGCTCCAAGGTCAATATCCAACCTGTTGAATAATTTTTGAAAAGCCTGCCGGTGTTTTAACTTTCCTGCGGCATAATCCTGTTTGATCGCTTTATCAAGCAGCAGTGTCGCATTCTGCCTGAATTCATCATCTTTATAACTGGTTTTACTGGAAAGATAAATAGTAAGCACATTGGCTTTTGTCACCACAAGCGAATTGCCATCTTTACTGATTTTTCCTCCGGAAATTACAGGCTCCAATAAGCTGAGGTATTGCATACCTTTTCCATCTATACCGTTGTCCAGTTGGCCGGAAAGTTCAATGCGTTTTGCTTTAACTTCACTCTCACCACGTTCAGGCCGGCTAAGCGATATTTTACAGCTAATCTGTCCAGGCTGATCGGCAGTGATCCTGATGACAGCCACATCACCACTGAAACTGGTAAAATATTCTCTTTTGAAATGCACATTATTCAGCGTATAATCAGTTGTAGCAATGGCATTATTAAGCACAAGCTCCCTTTTATATGTAGTAGGCATTTTTTCCTTTCCCTCATGCTGGTATTGGATACTCAGGTTCCCCAACATCTGAAAGCAGCCCCAGTTGGTACCACCAGATCCTTTTCCGGTACATACAAAGTTTTGATTGACCAGATTTTGAGCCTCATCGTTTTTACCTTCCAGGATCAGTCTTCTGATTTCAGGCAGGCTTTTATTAGCCTCATAGT from Flavobacterium sp. W4I14 includes these protein-coding regions:
- a CDS encoding alpha-L-fucosidase 2 (product_source=KO:K15923; ko=KO:K15923; pfam=PF14498; superfamily=48208) is translated as MKRLIYTTLILLFGLSQSFAQIRPFKLWYDKPAGRWEETLPLGNGRLGMMPDGGINNEQIVLNDITLWSGAPQDANNYEANKSLPEIRRLILEGKNDEAQNLVNQNFVCTGKGSGGTNWGCFQMLGNLSIQYQHEGKEKMPTTYKRELVLNNAIATTDYTLNNVHFKREYFTSFSGDVAVIRITADQPGQISCKISLSRPERGESEVKAKRIELSGQLDNGIDGKGMQYLSLLEPVISGGKISKDGNSLVVTKANVLTIYLSSKTSYKDDEFRQNATLLLDKAIKQDYAAGKLKHRQAFQKLFNRLDIDLGAGKNSQLSTDKRLALYYKNPESDLQLPALFFQYGRYLSISSTRVGLLPPNLQGLWANQIQTPWNGDYHLDVNVQMNHWPLEVVNLSELNLPLADLVGNMVPSGQKTAKAYYNADGWIAHVITNVWGFTEPGESASWGVANAGSGWLCNNLWDHYAFSKDVNYLKKIYPVIKGSAQFYSSVLIADPKTGWMVTAPSVSPENSFYMPNGKTANVTMGPTIDNQIVRELFTNVIHAAKKLGKDEELQKSLQQKLNQLPPAGRISKDGRIMEWIEDYKETDPQHRHISHLYGVYPASLITVDATPDLAEASKKTLNVRGDDGPSWSIAYKLLFWARLRDGNRAFKLFRELLKPTQRTDINYGAGGGVYDNLLSAGPPFQIDGNFGATAGIAEMLIQSHEGYISLLPALPDAWKKHGSVKGLKARGNYTVNISWKNGVITAYQIFSPTAHHIKVKVNGKMINTVSLRKAV
- a CDS encoding alpha-galactosidase (product_source=KO:K07407; cath_funfam=3.20.20.70; cog=COG3345; ko=KO:K07407; pfam=PF02065,PF16874,PF16875; superfamily=51445) encodes the protein MKLSVTLFSGLILCLLEVKSQTVISIETKENAIVLQADPKTNVKMVYYGPKLAKQSDYANIRNAYKQGSDYTEVNDAAYSTSGSRNLFEPAITVTHSDGNNSLDLHYISHSVKKESANVSITSIVLKDPAYNLETILYYKVYYNENVVEQWSEIKNKEKGNVILHKFASANLYLRGGSFFLTQYHGDWAKEMQPEETKITHGIKTLDSKLGTRANLFQPSVFMVSMDKPATETEGTVLYGTLAYSGNFRTDLELDNLDNLRIMSGINNYASAYTLKPNEVFTTPAFLTTLSNTGKGTASRNLQSWARNYRLLDGKGTRLTLLNNWEATYFDFDENKLFGLIKDTKKLGVDMFLLDDGWFANKYPRNGDVAGLGDWDENKKKLPNGISSLVKEAKNNEVKFGIWIEPEMVNPKSELYEKHPDWVVKEAKREEFYFRNQLVLDLTNPNVQDFVFGVVDDLFTKNPELAYIKWDCNAVIYNAHSATLKNQSHFYIEYVRGLYKVLERIRKKYPTVPMMLCSGGGGRVDYGALQYFTEFWPSDNTDPLERIFMQWEYSYFYPAISSSNHVTDWGKQPIKFRTDVAMMGKMGFDIVVSHLSPNDLNFCQDAIKTYNNVKPVIWQGDQYRLSNPRESSVASMLYLSEDKKTGIVFNYLVNSRYGEGSKLPIRFNGLDAAKNYKISEINVYPGTKSSIDDTKTYTGDFLMKIGFNPDVNQSRTSVVLKIEAL
- a CDS encoding aldose 1-epimerase (product_source=KO:K01785; cath_funfam=2.70.98.10; cog=COG2017; ko=KO:K01785; pfam=PF01263; superfamily=74650) translates to MDITNTKEDSLSNPVDEVKLIKITNRHGASISLTNYGATLVSVMVPDKNGLLADVVLGFTRLEDYFDDHNYLGATIGRFANRIANGKFMLDGKTFHLHTNDGLHTNHSGAFGFSNKVFNYHTEDNKVVFTLYSHEGEGGFPGDMHCSVTYELTDDNEVLISYQARSNQKTIVSFTNHAYFNLSGKHTDIFDHCLSIPSEEMLEMDKDYLPTGKIIPTLTNTFKGQQLTDVIGQNKGLNNYYLLKKKTSAELVLAAELLHPTSGRRLQVFTDSPGVLLYTGDFLDTTALGHHGRPYAEFNGVCLECQHYPDAPNQEIAPEVALKKGDVYQQKIIYQFDTI
- a CDS encoding alpha-glucosidase (product_source=KO:K01187; cath_funfam=3.40.50.720; cleavage_site_network=SignalP-noTM; ko=KO:K01187; pfam=PF10566,PF14508,PF14509; superfamily=51445); the encoded protein is MMMKHFLPAFSVFFLIAQLTFAQKKYNLASPDGNIDVIVATGKTLGYSVMLNQNEIITFSPIGMEMDNENLGGGDVPDKTSSQKTPRYNALTLSFGKRYDVVFRLYNEGFAYRFITHLKDSVKVINETATFNVKPDAAAILQETDNYTTWEGVYTKSNAVETIPAGKRATTPALFAYKEGTKVIVAESDLFDYPGMYVKKEKTGFVGEWAQLPSLAVPGSWGNFVSVVKQRFPFIAKTTGARSYPWRIAIIATDDKQLLTNHLVTELATPSKIKNAEWIKPGKAAWEWWHDALLPGAAIPSGMDNRNTTLYNYYVDFAAKYKLEYLMVDAGWSNNYDLTKINPKNDIKAVIANAKSKNVRVFLWCVASTLLKDLDKNLDFIQSLGAAGLKVDFIDRDDQEAIKWFETIAKAAAKRKLMINFHGCSKPTGLEKTYPNIVNYEAVRGAESDKWDYTINPDLHLLTPFIRMLAGPFDYTPGAMRNKTKATFKPIDPGLPSAQGTRCHELAMYVIYHQPLAMLSDSPSAYMKEDTIMRFLSAVPTVYDEEKALSAKVGEQVVMAKRKGNTWFVGGMGNWDEHKVDVDFSFLQPSKQYQAEIYTDGSSANTDATAYSYKTITVNQKTILPVSMAKGGGFAIIIHQ